In the Ornithinimicrobium pratense genome, GGCGCGTTCATCTCCCTGCTTCCGGGCAAGGACGGCCTGCTGCACATCTCTGAGATCCGCAAGCTCGTCGGCGGCCGTCGCATCGACGCCGTCGAGGACGTGATGTCAGTGGGCCAGAAGGTCCAGGTGGAGCTCAAGGAGATCGACCCGCGCGGCAAGCTCTCGCTGGCTGCCGTCGTCGAGGGTGACGGGAACGGCGACGGTGGCACCCAGGGTGACGCGGTCCAGACCCCGCCCGCTGTTGAGGCCGAGGCCCCGCAGACCCAGGCGGTCGAGGCGCACCTGCCCCCGGCGCCTGAGGACGTGCAGGACCCCGAGGACGTCCCCGACGCCGAGGACGCCGACGGGAGCGGCTCCGGGTCCGAGGAGGGCCAGGACGGCGGCGACCGTCCCCGTCGTCAGCGTCGGCGTCGCGGCGGCCGTGGCCGCGGTGGCAACGGCGGGGGCGATGACCAGAGCCAGGGCGGTTCCGACTCAGAGTGAGTGAGCCGTGGTGACGGGAGCCAGACCACCGTCACCAACCCACCGGTACGACGAGGGCCCGGACGCGATGTGCGTCCGGGCCCTCGTGGGTCGGTGTCTTAGGCTGTCTCAGGCGGCCGCTGCGGCACGCCGGGGAGCGGATCCCCCGAGACGTCCCAGCGCATCTCCATGCGGGTGCGGCCGTCGGCGTCGGTCACGGGGACCCACGCCAGGACGACGCGACGTCGCGCCTTGGGTAGCTGACGAACCGTGGTCATGGTGCCCTCCTTCGGACTCGTGGTCGGCGTCTGCAGACCAGTTGTTTACCGTGTGTTCACCTAGCCTAGCCTAAAAGTGAACAGAAGGTAAACGGCCGCCGACCGGCAGGGGTGTCGAAGTCGGTGATCAGCGCATCTTCGGAGACTGTGCGGCGGGTGAGGCTGATGTGGTGAACGCTAGATGAACACGTACAGACAGTGCTGAAGGATCCGAAAAGGCACCGGGTGGCCTGCCACTGGGCCGAGGAGGCGAGCCCTCTGCGCGGGAGGGTGTCTCATCCGCGGGGTGCGCGGGGGACGGCCACCGCGGTCAGCCAGCGCAGACCGTGCTCCAGCGGGCCGGGCCGGCGCAGTGCAGCAAAGACCACGCCGACCATCAGGGCCAGGGCCGCGTGCAGGACCAGGGCCGTCTGCGACCCCCGGGCCAGCGCCCTCCCGGGTTCGCCCCACGGGCTGCCGAGGACCGCCACGTGCAGGGTGTAGAGGGTCAGCGTCATGGCGCCCGCCCCCGCCACAAGCTGCCAGGGCAGCCGCGGGAGCAGGCGGACCGCCCACCAGCACAGGCCGAGCGCCAGCAGTGCGCACCCGGTCGTGTGGGCCAGATCCGCGATGCTGCCGCTGTGCGGCACCCACACCCCGAGCCACCAGGACGTGCCCTCGGGGTGCACGCCGTAGAAGCCGCTCCGAAGCTCGACCGATAGGTGTGTCCAGCTGGCGGCCCCCGAGGTCTCGACCAGGGCCTGCCGCACCTGCTCGGACCCGGTGAGCATGCGCGAGACCACCAGGGGGACCGCGGCCAGGAGCAGGCCGAGCAGCGTCAGTATGGCGCCCAGTCGGGAGGAGACGCGCGCATCGGACAACACGGTGCCCCCAGGCGCCAGCAGGCGACCGACGGCCAGCCCGGCGAAGAGATAGGTCGCCCAGGTCAGCACCGGGTAGTACCCCGTGACCAGGAGCTCGCTGAGCAGCTGGACCGGATCGCGCAGGCTGACCAGCGACGGCACCTGATAGGTGGTCGACGGTAGCGCCGGGCGGGCCATCATGCTCAGCAGTGGGCTGACCAGGCCCCAGGTCATCGCCAAGGCCGCCAGGGCAGGCGCCCTCCAGGTCAGCACCGGCAGGGCGCAGCAGAACAGCACCGCGTAGTAGACCAGGATCACCGCGATACCGGAGTCGAGGAGCCCGAGGACGAGGCCGACGGCCCCGACCGCCGCCGCCCGCACGAGCAGTCGGTGCCGGTGCCATGCGGGGTTGGCGGTGCGGCTACCGGCGGGACCACCGCCACCGGCGTGGAGGTCACGGGTGACGATGGCCAGGCTGACGCCCGCGAGGAGGGCGAACAGGGCAGAGGAGCGACCCGCGACGACCTGGAACAGGCCGTCCACGCCGGCGTCGGCGCGCAGCGGGAGGATGAGGTGGGAGGCGAACATGCCGAGCAGAGCCAGCAGCCGTGCCAGGTCCACGCTCACCAGCCGTCCTGCCCGGCGCGGGCCGACAGCGGCCCCTGCCCGCTCACCCTTCCCTGGGTCCACCCCCGTCACGGCCTATCCTCCCCAGAGCCGCAGCAGTGCGGCGGTGGCGGCGGCCGCGGCGACGACCACGAGGAACGGGGCGCGCAGCACGAGCAGCACCAGGGCGACCCCGACCCCGGCGGCACGGGCGTCGAGGGCGGGCAGCCGGGCGCCGTCCAAGAAGCCCTGGGTGATGACCAGCGCGCTGAGCAGGGCGACCGTGAGCAGTGGCACGACCCGGTCCACCCACGGGATCTGCAGGACCCGCTCGGGCACGAGGTAGCCAGCCAGCTTGACCAACCAGGCCAGCAGGCAGGCGGCGACGACGGCGATCCACAGGGTCACCGGCGCTCCTCCGGCCGCGTCACCTCATGAGCGCGGATCGGCTCGGCCTCCCGCGCGACGGGGGTCAGGGGCAGATCGGTGCGACCGCGTTGGGGCAGACCGAGGGCCAGGGCCGCCGTGGCGCCGATGAGGACCTCCACCCCGGTCGGCACGAACGGCGCCGACACCAGGGTGAGCACCATGGCGAGGGCCGCGGTGCCGATCGGTCCGCGCCCCCTCAGCCGTGGCCAGACCAGGGCCACGAACGCGGCGGCGGCAGCGGCGTCCAGCCCCCAGGAGCGGGGGTCGCCCATGGCCTCACCGGCCAGGGCCCCCAGCAGGGTCATGGTGTTCCACACCACGAAGAGCACCGCGCCGGTGGTGTAGAACCCGATCCGGGTCGAGCGCTGGTCCGGCTGGGCAACCGCCACGGCGGTGGACTCGTCGATCGTCAGATGGGCGGTGAGCGGGCGCAGGGCGGGGGAGGGTGCCAACCGGCGGGAGAGCTCCAGGCCGTAGAAGCCGTTGCGCAGCCCCAGCAGGGTCGAGGTGGCGATCGCCGCCAGCGGATTGCCGCCCGCGCCGATCACGCCGTAGAAGGCGAACTGGGAGCCGCCGGAGAAAAGCAGTAGCGAGGTGAGCACCGTTTGCCCGACGGTCAGTCCGGCAGCTATCCCCAGAGCCCCCGCGCTCACCCCGTATAGGCCGACCAGGCCGACCGCCACCCCCTGCCGGGCGGCCGGCGTGCGCCACCACGTCATACCTCGGTCACCAGGCGCACCTCCCGCGTGGTGCGGCCGTCCTCACCGACGACCCGGTCGCGCCAGGCGCCGTCCGGGGTGAAACCCGCGGCCTGCAGGAAGGTCAGGGGCCCCTCGGCGTCGGCGCGTACCCAGGTCGCCACCGCCGCCAGCTCGTCGTTGCCGGCCCGCAGGGTGTCCACCGCCGCGTTGAGCAAGCGGGAGCCGTGACCGGCTCCCCGGCCGTCGGGGTGGACACCGCCGTCGTAGACCATGCCGGTGCGCTCCGCGTCCAACCCCGGCTCATCCTCGGCGGGCCCCAGCGCGACGTAGCCCACCACCTGGGGCCCGGCGCAGGCGACGAGCAGCCGATGGCGGGTCGAGGGGGGGCGTTCCAGGGAGCGGCGCCAGCCGGCGGCGAACCGGGGTCCGGTGAGCTCCTCGAGCAGCTCCGGGGCGAGCACAGCGGCCAGCTCGGCCTGGTAGACCGTGGCCTGCACCAGCCCCACCGCCGGGGCGTCGCTAGGTCGGGCGGTGCGCACGCTGGCGTCCGCCAGCGGGCCGGGGGCCGCCGCAGCCGGCTCGTCCCCGTGCGGGTGCTGGTGCCCGATCTGGTGCTGGTGGGGGTGGTGGCCGCCGGGCCGTTCGGGGTCCTGCTGGGCACCGTGCTCAGGTCCGGGCTCGGGATGGTGGTCGCTCACCCCTCCAGTCTCCCACCCGTGTGATGTAACAGATTCGCCGTCGTTCGACGTCGAAACTGTCACAAAACCGGGGTTCTCTGGCACAATAGGGGTATGTACGGCAACGACTTCGGGCCCCGCAACGACGCAGATGCGCCCCTGAACGCCGCGGAGACCCCCGAGTACCAGCAGGCGCTGGAGGACTACTTCAACGGCCTGATCGACGAGGACTCGCGGATCGAGCCGCGCGACGCGATGCCCGCTGGCTATCGCAAGACGCTGATCCGGCAGATTGCCCAGCACGCGCACTCCGAGATCATCGGCATGCAGCCGGAGGGTAACTGGATCTCCCGGG is a window encoding:
- a CDS encoding heparan-alpha-glucosaminide N-acetyltransferase domain-containing protein is translated as MSVDLARLLALLGMFASHLILPLRADAGVDGLFQVVAGRSSALFALLAGVSLAIVTRDLHAGGGGPAGSRTANPAWHRHRLLVRAAAVGAVGLVLGLLDSGIAVILVYYAVLFCCALPVLTWRAPALAALAMTWGLVSPLLSMMARPALPSTTYQVPSLVSLRDPVQLLSELLVTGYYPVLTWATYLFAGLAVGRLLAPGGTVLSDARVSSRLGAILTLLGLLLAAVPLVVSRMLTGSEQVRQALVETSGAASWTHLSVELRSGFYGVHPEGTSWWLGVWVPHSGSIADLAHTTGCALLALGLCWWAVRLLPRLPWQLVAGAGAMTLTLYTLHVAVLGSPWGEPGRALARGSQTALVLHAALALMVGVVFAALRRPGPLEHGLRWLTAVAVPRAPRG
- a CDS encoding AzlD domain-containing protein; its protein translation is MTLWIAVVAACLLAWLVKLAGYLVPERVLQIPWVDRVVPLLTVALLSALVITQGFLDGARLPALDARAAGVGVALVLLVLRAPFLVVVAAAAATAALLRLWGG
- a CDS encoding AzlC family ABC transporter permease, with protein sequence MTWWRTPAARQGVAVGLVGLYGVSAGALGIAAGLTVGQTVLTSLLLFSGGSQFAFYGVIGAGGNPLAAIATSTLLGLRNGFYGLELSRRLAPSPALRPLTAHLTIDESTAVAVAQPDQRSTRIGFYTTGAVLFVVWNTMTLLGALAGEAMGDPRSWGLDAAAAAAFVALVWPRLRGRGPIGTAALAMVLTLVSAPFVPTGVEVLIGATAALALGLPQRGRTDLPLTPVAREAEPIRAHEVTRPEERR
- a CDS encoding GNAT family N-acetyltransferase; translation: MSDHHPEPGPEHGAQQDPERPGGHHPHQHQIGHQHPHGDEPAAAAPGPLADASVRTARPSDAPAVGLVQATVYQAELAAVLAPELLEELTGPRFAAGWRRSLERPPSTRHRLLVACAGPQVVGYVALGPAEDEPGLDAERTGMVYDGGVHPDGRGAGHGSRLLNAAVDTLRAGNDELAAVATWVRADAEGPLTFLQAAGFTPDGAWRDRVVGEDGRTTREVRLVTEV